A part of Sediminispirochaeta bajacaliforniensis DSM 16054 genomic DNA contains:
- a CDS encoding GntP family permease, protein MPGWYLFLAVIIAIVGMVLLISKLNWHPFVVLLLAAYFVGIVCGIPVDDLISTITSGFGSILGSIGIVILAGTIIGTILEKTGAALTMANAILKVVGKKRAPLTMSLTGYVVSIPVFCDSGFVILSPINRALAEKSGISLAVMATCLSSGLYATHCLVPPTPGPIIMAGTLKADLGLVILLGLAVSIPVLLAGYFYALKISSRYDIPANPEVTLDELMDKYGKLPNALRSFAPILLPIILIAFKSIADFPSAPFGSGVAKSFFDFIGNPVTALILGIGLAVTLIPKAEPKGTSFKWMSEGIVSAAGILAITGAGGSLGQVLRALPIADVLSSSLIEMHAGLLIPFIIAALLKTAMGASTVSMIVTSAMIAPLMGDMGMTSEIAKVLTVLAIGAGSMTVSHANDSYFWVVSQFSDMDTSTAYKTQTGVTLVEGVVAIIVIMILGAIFI, encoded by the coding sequence ATGCCTGGATGGTATCTATTCCTTGCGGTCATCATTGCCATAGTGGGAATGGTGTTATTAATTTCAAAATTGAACTGGCATCCCTTTGTGGTTCTGCTTTTAGCAGCCTATTTTGTCGGAATTGTCTGTGGTATACCCGTAGACGATTTGATCAGTACCATTACCTCTGGTTTCGGCAGCATTCTCGGTAGCATCGGGATTGTTATTCTTGCGGGGACAATCATCGGAACTATTCTGGAAAAAACCGGTGCTGCATTGACAATGGCAAATGCCATTCTAAAGGTTGTGGGAAAAAAACGGGCTCCGTTAACCATGAGCCTTACCGGTTACGTGGTTAGTATTCCTGTTTTTTGCGATTCAGGGTTCGTCATCCTTTCGCCTATCAATAGGGCCTTGGCGGAAAAATCGGGGATTTCACTGGCCGTTATGGCCACCTGTCTCAGCTCTGGGCTTTATGCCACCCATTGTCTGGTTCCACCTACACCTGGTCCCATTATCATGGCCGGGACCCTAAAAGCCGATTTAGGCTTGGTTATCTTACTCGGCCTTGCCGTTTCGATCCCTGTACTTTTGGCCGGCTACTTTTATGCGTTGAAAATTTCCAGCAGATACGATATCCCCGCCAATCCGGAGGTGACTCTCGATGAGCTGATGGACAAGTATGGGAAACTCCCTAACGCTTTGCGCTCTTTTGCTCCGATATTATTGCCCATCATCCTCATTGCTTTCAAATCTATTGCCGATTTTCCTTCGGCCCCATTTGGATCCGGAGTTGCAAAGTCTTTCTTTGATTTTATTGGAAATCCCGTTACCGCCCTTATTCTCGGTATCGGCCTCGCCGTAACGCTTATCCCGAAAGCCGAACCCAAAGGTACCTCGTTCAAATGGATGAGTGAAGGGATCGTCAGCGCTGCAGGAATCCTTGCCATAACAGGTGCAGGCGGTTCTCTGGGCCAGGTGCTCCGGGCCCTTCCGATCGCCGATGTTCTTTCCAGCTCACTTATAGAGATGCATGCGGGGCTTCTTATCCCCTTTATCATAGCCGCCCTGCTCAAAACCGCTATGGGAGCTTCCACCGTATCGATGATTGTTACTTCTGCTATGATTGCTCCTCTTATGGGAGACATGGGGATGACTTCCGAGATTGCCAAGGTCCTTACGGTCCTTGCCATCGGTGCCGGATCCATGACCGTCTCTCATGCAAACGATAGCTACTTCTGGGTCGTTTCTCAATTTTCCGATATGGATACCTCGACGGCATACAAAACCCAAACCGGGGTTACCCTTGTGGAGGGAGTTGTAGCCATCATCGTTATCATGATACTCGGGGCCATCTTCATCTAA
- a CDS encoding FIST signal transduction protein: MSVLTAATAGEDIDPVLQAISQENVRIVLYFFSVDYKKLNIEATIHQWFPEAVCLGSSMIGGWGPNGPMEKGFTAMSLSSDEVETVVSSFREGVKAHPRQTAREIVEDIAHQLPEGEVNPADYIGIVLIDGLSLGELLMKEFTTAKKFTFPIVGGAAADELTFTETLVAHNSRMSSDGAAVAVMKMKVPFFYDHFVHYLPTGKEFLITRADPQRRIVWEINHMPAADYYAKLLNLPGPKAIDHIHFSRNPLGVVIGDRVYTRSPNAVIDGKGLQFYCFIEAGTKMQLLKQGDILENARDALRKAEDYVYPIQGVVLFNCVLRYLEMKEDGKLESFHQIFSSLPYIGFNTYGEELFTHHNQTLTALFIGR, encoded by the coding sequence ATGTCAGTTCTTACAGCGGCTACAGCCGGAGAAGATATTGATCCGGTCTTGCAGGCGATCTCGCAGGAAAATGTTCGGATCGTTTTGTATTTTTTCTCTGTCGATTATAAAAAGTTGAACATAGAGGCGACTATCCACCAGTGGTTTCCCGAGGCCGTATGCCTCGGCTCATCGATGATCGGTGGGTGGGGACCGAACGGACCGATGGAAAAAGGTTTTACGGCCATGTCGCTTTCCTCTGATGAGGTGGAAACAGTGGTTTCCTCTTTTCGTGAAGGTGTTAAAGCACATCCACGACAGACGGCACGTGAAATCGTCGAGGATATTGCTCATCAGCTTCCTGAAGGTGAAGTAAATCCCGCCGATTACATTGGAATCGTACTTATCGACGGACTGTCGTTGGGTGAGTTGCTGATGAAAGAGTTTACCACCGCAAAGAAGTTCACCTTCCCCATTGTCGGCGGAGCGGCGGCAGATGAACTAACATTTACCGAAACATTGGTTGCGCATAATTCCAGAATGTCCAGCGACGGAGCGGCCGTAGCGGTAATGAAGATGAAGGTTCCTTTTTTCTATGATCATTTTGTTCATTATTTGCCTACCGGGAAGGAGTTCCTTATCACCCGTGCTGATCCGCAACGGCGTATTGTGTGGGAAATAAATCATATGCCTGCAGCCGATTATTACGCTAAGCTGCTGAATCTGCCGGGTCCGAAGGCGATCGACCATATCCATTTTTCACGGAATCCTTTGGGAGTGGTCATAGGCGACAGGGTTTATACACGAAGCCCCAATGCGGTAATAGATGGAAAGGGGTTGCAGTTTTACTGCTTCATAGAGGCCGGTACTAAAATGCAACTCTTAAAACAGGGTGATATTCTTGAAAATGCCAGAGATGCACTACGAAAAGCCGAAGATTATGTATATCCCATTCAGGGAGTGGTCCTCTTTAATTGTGTCCTTCGGTATCTTGAAATGAAAGAGGATGGCAAATTGGAGAGCTTTCATCAGATTTTTTCATCCCTTCCTTACATAGGCTTTAATACTTACGGAGAGGAATTGTTCACTCATCACAACCAGACTCTTACCGCCTTGTTCATCGGGAGATAG
- a CDS encoding tetratricopeptide repeat protein codes for MGILDRYYERRTLNAMVQSQWAEAERYLLKMMKRRPGVLGLNYNMGVVLLAQKKFDQAEALLTQSIDRFGRSLRLCRLLADIYYYWGKGSSAASWYHKALEEEPAEKEKKLIQLRLKLLKDEDRYSHIAENARLVEEARSLMKSDPAKALELYLEAAEYDPSDIESLNNIGSLYMNHMHQSDKAAAFFRKVLDLVDNQAVAGNLLKAEKEI; via the coding sequence ATGGGAATTCTTGATCGTTATTACGAGCGAAGGACGCTCAATGCCATGGTGCAAAGCCAATGGGCAGAGGCTGAACGGTATTTGTTAAAAATGATGAAACGACGGCCTGGCGTATTGGGATTGAATTACAATATGGGAGTCGTCTTGTTGGCCCAAAAGAAATTCGATCAGGCCGAAGCCCTTCTTACACAGAGCATCGATCGTTTTGGAAGGAGCCTCCGCTTATGCCGCCTTTTGGCTGATATCTACTATTACTGGGGTAAGGGATCGTCGGCTGCCTCGTGGTACCACAAGGCTTTGGAAGAGGAACCTGCGGAGAAAGAGAAAAAGCTGATACAGCTTCGATTGAAGCTTTTGAAGGACGAAGATCGTTATTCACATATTGCGGAAAATGCACGCTTAGTAGAAGAGGCCCGTTCTCTTATGAAAAGCGATCCTGCAAAGGCCCTGGAACTCTACCTTGAGGCGGCCGAATATGATCCTTCTGATATTGAATCCCTGAATAATATCGGGAGCCTTTATATGAATCATATGCATCAAAGCGATAAGGCGGCAGCCTTTTTCCGGAAGGTCCTCGATCTCGTAGATAATCAGGCTGTCGCCGGAAATCTTTTAAAAGCTGAAAAGGAAATATAA
- a CDS encoding glycerate kinase: MKIVIATDSYKGSNSAEQVCLAIKEGMQRILGEQEYHIVPIADGGEGTTDTVVRALGGEKRRCRVTDPLGRTVEAEWGMLPGQKAVLEMAAASGLPLVPENKRDPSLSTTYGTGELMKAVLDAGCKEILLGIGGSATNDGGAGMAQALGISLKDKSGNEIKRGGAALLSLDSIDVSRMDPRIKDIKLITACDVTNPLCGPQGASATYGPQKGASPAMVKELDRALAHYAEIVERDLHISIAELPGSGAAGGLGGGLVGLLGAELRPGIDAVLSMLDFSELVRDADLVITGEGKLDRQTPFGKVPAGVALWTKRAGEIPVIAIVGDIGDGFEAVYDVGINAVISTVNRAMTLAEAMEKGRDLLVETGERVARLLTIGKRLAV, from the coding sequence ATGAAGATCGTCATAGCTACAGATTCCTACAAAGGAAGTAACTCTGCAGAGCAGGTGTGCTTGGCTATCAAAGAGGGCATGCAACGGATTCTGGGCGAGCAGGAATATCATATCGTTCCCATTGCCGACGGAGGCGAGGGAACAACGGATACCGTGGTAAGGGCCCTTGGAGGCGAAAAACGACGCTGCCGGGTGACAGACCCCTTGGGAAGAACAGTAGAGGCGGAGTGGGGGATGCTTCCGGGGCAAAAAGCCGTTTTGGAGATGGCCGCTGCCTCTGGCCTTCCTCTTGTTCCGGAAAATAAGCGGGACCCTTCTCTTTCCACTACGTATGGAACCGGAGAACTCATGAAAGCCGTCCTGGATGCCGGTTGCAAAGAGATCCTTCTTGGTATCGGAGGCAGTGCCACAAACGACGGCGGTGCAGGGATGGCACAGGCACTGGGAATTTCCTTGAAAGACAAATCGGGAAACGAGATTAAACGGGGAGGGGCGGCACTGCTTTCCCTTGATTCCATAGATGTTTCCCGCATGGACCCCCGTATTAAAGACATAAAACTCATTACGGCGTGTGATGTCACTAATCCCCTCTGCGGTCCCCAAGGGGCCTCAGCTACCTATGGACCGCAGAAGGGGGCAAGTCCCGCCATGGTGAAAGAGCTGGATCGTGCTCTGGCTCATTATGCCGAAATTGTAGAACGGGACCTCCATATCTCCATCGCCGAACTTCCCGGCAGCGGGGCGGCCGGAGGCCTTGGCGGAGGGCTTGTCGGTTTGTTGGGTGCGGAACTGCGGCCGGGAATTGATGCGGTCCTGAGCATGCTTGATTTTAGTGAGCTGGTACGGGATGCGGACCTTGTCATTACCGGAGAAGGGAAACTTGACCGGCAGACCCCTTTCGGAAAGGTCCCTGCCGGGGTCGCTCTTTGGACAAAAAGGGCCGGAGAGATCCCGGTCATTGCCATTGTAGGGGATATCGGTGATGGGTTTGAAGCTGTGTATGATGTGGGTATCAATGCGGTAATCAGCACAGTGAACAGGGCTATGACGCTCGCCGAGGCTATGGAAAAAGGGCGGGACCTCCTTGTAGAGACGGGGGAGCGGGTAGCGCGATTGCTTACCATTGGAAAGAGGCTCGCCGTATAG
- a CDS encoding FadR/GntR family transcriptional regulator: protein MKSLKKERVSLLVTDAIKEIIDSEHLKPGDKLYSENELANKLEVSRSSVREAVRMLEVTGIVKVFQGKGIFISAPEENDCPIRSWVVDNMELLKEHFEVRLLIEPHAASLAAKWASKEALAELAAHYSLFCDFVRQKNLVEAIEKDSAFHLLIAKMTKNRTLSVLMNTMTKTLNEGWFASLNMPGRLERTVDEHGEILKTLQVGDGVTAARLMTDHLHNALEDIKAYTHI from the coding sequence ATGAAATCGCTTAAAAAGGAAAGGGTCTCGCTTCTGGTTACGGATGCAATAAAGGAGATTATCGACTCTGAACATCTGAAACCGGGTGATAAACTTTATAGTGAGAATGAGTTAGCGAATAAACTTGAGGTAAGCCGTTCTTCTGTCCGTGAGGCAGTAAGGATGCTTGAGGTTACCGGGATCGTTAAGGTTTTTCAGGGGAAGGGGATTTTCATAAGTGCGCCCGAAGAGAATGATTGTCCGATTCGAAGTTGGGTCGTAGATAACATGGAACTATTGAAGGAGCATTTTGAAGTTCGTCTTCTTATAGAGCCCCATGCCGCCTCGTTGGCGGCCAAATGGGCAAGTAAAGAGGCTCTTGCCGAATTAGCAGCGCATTACTCTCTGTTTTGTGATTTTGTCCGGCAGAAGAACCTTGTGGAAGCCATAGAGAAGGATAGTGCCTTTCATCTTTTAATTGCCAAAATGACAAAAAACCGCACGCTTTCTGTTTTAATGAATACCATGACCAAAACGCTGAATGAGGGCTGGTTCGCCAGTTTAAATATGCCGGGGCGATTGGAGCGGACGGTTGATGAGCACGGTGAAATTCTAAAGACTCTTCAAGTGGGTGATGGTGTGACAGCTGCACGGCTCATGACCGACCACCTTCATAATGCCCTGGAAGACATCAAGGCCTATACTCACATATAG
- a CDS encoding YeiH family protein, with product MKLLNILPGLVMCIIIGGVSFIVARYIPLGSVTISILLGVLTANIVRLPDITKEGVRFAEKKILTWAIALLGLELDYRVLLSLGYSTIVIILTGVIFTIGMGLFWGKILKAERNLSLLVGIGNAVCGSSAIAAAQGVIKAEEEDVGVSIAVINLLGTVGIFLLPGIFFVWKGFPNAGKGILIGDTLQAVGQVTAAGFSLSDAIGQTATIVKMGRILLLTPLVLILGGIRKRKTGKKLGDEKLPGIPSYILFFILFSVIRSLEIIPAPAAEGIKLISKLLLTVAMAGIGMKITLHQLIRGGRTALGIGMLTWGCQIAFSLLLIMLLH from the coding sequence ATGAAATTGTTAAACATCTTGCCGGGCCTGGTAATGTGCATCATCATAGGCGGAGTCTCGTTTATAGTCGCTCGATATATTCCTCTGGGAAGTGTAACGATATCAATTCTGCTCGGAGTGCTTACCGCCAACATTGTAAGGCTTCCTGATATAACAAAAGAGGGAGTACGTTTTGCAGAGAAAAAGATTTTAACCTGGGCTATTGCCTTACTCGGCCTGGAACTCGATTACCGCGTACTCCTTTCCCTGGGGTATTCCACTATTGTTATTATTCTTACAGGAGTTATCTTTACTATCGGTATGGGACTTTTTTGGGGAAAAATCCTAAAAGCGGAACGTAATCTCAGCCTGCTTGTGGGAATTGGAAATGCAGTCTGTGGAAGTTCTGCAATTGCTGCGGCTCAAGGGGTCATAAAGGCAGAAGAAGAGGATGTGGGCGTATCCATCGCCGTTATTAATCTTCTCGGGACAGTGGGAATATTTTTACTTCCCGGAATTTTCTTTGTGTGGAAGGGGTTCCCAAACGCAGGAAAGGGTATCCTTATAGGCGACACCCTCCAGGCAGTGGGGCAGGTAACAGCGGCAGGATTCTCTCTTTCAGATGCAATAGGGCAGACAGCAACAATAGTAAAAATGGGAAGAATCCTTCTTCTTACCCCATTGGTCCTTATCCTCGGGGGAATCAGGAAACGAAAAACAGGGAAAAAGCTTGGAGATGAGAAACTCCCCGGTATACCGTCTTACATTCTTTTCTTTATCCTCTTTTCGGTTATACGCTCACTGGAAATAATACCCGCACCCGCAGCCGAGGGGATCAAGCTAATCAGCAAATTGCTTCTTACGGTGGCAATGGCAGGTATCGGCATGAAGATCACCCTCCACCAGCTTATCAGAGGCGGCAGAACCGCTCTCGGAATCGGCATGCTCACCTGGGGCTGCCAAATTGCTTTCAGCCTCCTGCTCATCATGCTTCTGCATTAG
- a CDS encoding MBL fold metallo-hydrolase has protein sequence MSITITTLIENSIGEHKGLSGEHGLSFFIDKDGEMLLFDTGSSRRFIDNAKKLLVDVGHVRHVILSHGHYDHTGGFRPFVEAYPDSQYTLWTGKGFFEKKYGIYGPSLQYLGNDFDEQFLETRSIIHKEVTADTTEIAPGTWIVTNFKKIHSEEVINPRFVIRDDTTHRAYPDEFRDEVLLVLEAAKGLVVLVGCAHPGILNMLDTVAARFDKPIYALLGGTHLVEASSRRIRYVIDDFIKRKISIMGVSHCTGEKAVSFLEERSHSSFRNSTGSTLIIE, from the coding sequence ATGAGCATAACAATAACAACCTTAATTGAGAATTCCATAGGTGAGCACAAGGGGCTTTCCGGAGAACATGGGCTTTCATTCTTTATCGACAAAGATGGGGAGATGCTTCTTTTCGACACCGGCAGCAGCCGGAGGTTTATTGACAATGCAAAAAAACTGTTAGTTGATGTTGGACATGTTCGCCATGTAATTCTTAGCCATGGTCACTATGACCACACAGGAGGCTTCCGCCCCTTTGTTGAAGCGTATCCCGATTCTCAGTATACGTTATGGACGGGGAAGGGGTTTTTTGAGAAAAAATATGGTATATATGGTCCTTCCCTCCAATATCTTGGTAATGATTTTGACGAACAGTTCCTTGAGACCCGTTCAATCATTCATAAAGAGGTCACAGCTGATACTACCGAAATTGCTCCGGGGACCTGGATTGTTACGAACTTTAAGAAGATTCATTCCGAAGAGGTTATAAACCCACGGTTTGTGATCCGGGATGATACGACACATAGAGCGTATCCTGATGAATTTCGTGATGAAGTGCTATTAGTCTTAGAAGCTGCAAAGGGACTCGTGGTTCTTGTTGGATGTGCCCATCCAGGAATTCTCAATATGCTTGATACGGTAGCAGCGCGCTTTGATAAGCCTATCTACGCCCTTCTCGGGGGGACCCATCTCGTTGAAGCCTCAAGCCGGCGGATCCGTTATGTTATTGACGATTTCATAAAGCGAAAGATTTCGATCATGGGAGTTTCTCACTGTACAGGAGAAAAGGCCGTCTCTTTTCTGGAAGAACGAAGTCATTCTTCTTTCAGAAATAGTACAGGTTCAACTTTAATTATCGAATAA
- a CDS encoding amino acid ABC transporter substrate-binding protein, protein MVNKRSRRTALWGLFLAVFVTIALASCGSSKSEEPAAAESSTAAPETGKSTLELVKERGKVIVGVTAGIPGYSAPDSEGIWQGFDVDLGRAVAAAVLGDPDAIECRPLSAKERFTALQSGEIDVLVRVTTWTATRDSQLGVNFSGVNYYDGQGFMVAKGSGITSLADLDGATVAVQSGTTTELNLSDYFRKNNMDFELITFEKNDQASAALEAGRADAVTSDQSQLYALRTKFKEPENFIMLPELISKEPLGPVVRQGDDEWFNIVKWALFAMLNAEEYGITSDNVDEMKETSDNPNVKRLLGSEGGVWEGFGLENNAGYNIIKYIGNYGESFERNLGSGSPLNISRGLNALWTKGGIQYGMPIR, encoded by the coding sequence ATGGTAAACAAGCGATCAAGACGAACAGCCCTTTGGGGCCTATTCCTTGCCGTATTCGTGACAATTGCGCTGGCTTCCTGCGGATCTTCGAAATCCGAAGAGCCGGCGGCAGCGGAATCATCGACGGCTGCCCCGGAAACGGGTAAATCGACCCTGGAGCTGGTGAAGGAACGGGGCAAGGTCATCGTGGGGGTAACAGCGGGGATCCCCGGATATTCGGCCCCCGACAGCGAAGGCATATGGCAGGGTTTCGACGTCGATCTGGGAAGAGCCGTCGCCGCCGCCGTACTCGGAGATCCCGACGCGATCGAATGCCGTCCATTGAGTGCAAAGGAACGCTTCACTGCGCTTCAGTCGGGTGAAATCGACGTGCTTGTCCGTGTCACAACCTGGACAGCGACCAGGGACAGCCAGTTGGGCGTAAACTTTTCCGGTGTCAACTATTACGACGGTCAGGGCTTCATGGTTGCCAAAGGCTCGGGGATTACGTCCCTGGCAGATCTCGACGGGGCAACCGTCGCGGTGCAGTCAGGAACGACTACCGAGCTCAACCTCTCCGATTATTTTCGAAAAAACAATATGGACTTCGAGCTGATCACCTTTGAAAAAAACGATCAGGCATCGGCGGCCCTTGAAGCGGGACGAGCCGACGCAGTTACCAGCGACCAGTCACAGTTGTACGCCCTCAGAACCAAATTCAAGGAACCTGAAAACTTCATCATGCTTCCCGAACTGATCTCGAAAGAACCTTTGGGGCCGGTTGTCAGGCAGGGCGACGATGAATGGTTCAATATTGTGAAATGGGCCCTTTTCGCCATGCTCAATGCCGAGGAATACGGTATTACCTCGGATAATGTGGACGAAATGAAGGAAACGAGCGACAACCCCAACGTCAAAAGGCTGCTCGGCTCCGAAGGCGGTGTATGGGAGGGTTTCGGCCTGGAGAACAACGCCGGTTACAACATCATTAAATATATCGGCAACTATGGTGAAAGCTTCGAACGAAACCTGGGAAGCGGTTCACCACTGAACATATCCAGGGGGCTCAATGCCCTGTGGACCAAGGGAGGAATCCAGTACGGAATGCCTATCCGCTAA
- a CDS encoding amidohydrolase, whose product MASFGGEHGSISLSLCSLMFDSNIVIASIVDDKGIKMIHRIETIVNDLTKTIITYRRDFHRYAETGWLEVRTASLIARRLDQLGYEVRVGASVLKASERMGLPDPEALKIQYLRALEQGADPEYAELVKNGFTAVVGIIKNGDGPVRAARFDIDAVQVPESNDPGHLPFAEGFASVNPNMMHACGHDAHAAIGLGVAETLARLKDELHGTVKLIFQPAEEGVRGAKAMTASGIVDDVDYMIGGHIGIVPHACGKVSFRLAGFLATTKIDVYYEGKPSHAAGAPERGKNALLAAVTATANIHSISAHSKGRSMVNVGCLNAGTGRNVIPATAFMSLETRGSTSEINEYVKERVLRIVDAAAEMYEVQKKVVFMGESETAVGNQDFIEYAEKIVAGNRHIEAIVSEPILLAGSEDYTCFMKAVQKRGGKALFMLYGTDMKETHHNSAFDIDERSLPIAVTTISWLLLSLNNGMRTAV is encoded by the coding sequence GTGGCATCATTTGGTGGAGAACATGGGAGTATTAGCCTTTCCCTCTGTTCCCTGATGTTTGATTCGAATATAGTGATTGCGTCAATTGTAGATGATAAAGGTATAAAAATGATTCATCGTATCGAAACAATTGTAAATGATCTGACGAAGACGATAATTACGTATCGAAGAGATTTCCATCGATACGCCGAGACCGGGTGGCTCGAGGTTCGAACGGCCTCTTTGATTGCGCGAAGGCTCGACCAGCTGGGCTATGAGGTCAGGGTTGGAGCTTCTGTTCTCAAAGCCTCAGAAAGGATGGGGTTGCCCGATCCCGAGGCCCTGAAGATCCAATATCTCAGGGCCCTGGAGCAGGGCGCCGACCCTGAATATGCCGAACTCGTAAAGAATGGTTTCACGGCCGTTGTTGGTATCATAAAAAATGGGGACGGCCCTGTGCGGGCCGCCCGTTTTGACATTGACGCGGTGCAGGTTCCGGAATCGAATGATCCCGGGCATCTTCCCTTTGCCGAGGGATTTGCTTCGGTGAATCCGAATATGATGCATGCCTGCGGCCACGATGCCCATGCTGCCATAGGTCTCGGTGTGGCGGAAACCCTGGCAAGGTTGAAGGATGAACTACACGGAACAGTTAAACTAATCTTTCAGCCTGCGGAGGAAGGGGTTAGAGGAGCAAAGGCAATGACCGCTTCCGGAATTGTCGATGATGTTGATTACATGATCGGTGGCCATATAGGAATAGTTCCTCATGCATGTGGCAAAGTTTCGTTTCGTTTGGCAGGGTTTCTTGCCACTACAAAGATCGATGTCTACTATGAAGGGAAACCGAGTCATGCCGCAGGGGCTCCTGAACGTGGAAAAAATGCTTTGCTTGCCGCTGTGACGGCAACGGCCAATATTCACAGCATTTCGGCCCACAGCAAGGGAAGAAGCATGGTGAATGTCGGATGCCTGAACGCCGGTACGGGCAGGAACGTCATACCCGCCACAGCCTTTATGTCACTTGAAACGCGAGGCTCCACATCGGAAATTAACGAGTATGTAAAAGAACGGGTGCTGAGGATCGTCGATGCAGCAGCGGAAATGTATGAGGTACAAAAGAAGGTAGTTTTCATGGGAGAGTCTGAAACTGCAGTCGGAAATCAGGATTTTATCGAATATGCCGAAAAGATTGTTGCCGGGAATAGGCATATCGAAGCGATCGTCTCCGAGCCTATTCTTCTGGCGGGAAGTGAAGATTATACCTGCTTCATGAAAGCGGTACAGAAGAGGGGAGGGAAGGCCTTGTTCATGCTGTATGGAACCGACATGAAAGAGACACACCACAATTCGGCCTTCGATATCGATGAAAGGAGCCTTCCCATTGCCGTAACAACCATTTCTTGGCTGCTTTTATCCTTAAACAACGGAATGCGAACAGCAGTGTGA
- a CDS encoding ABC transporter permease, with the protein MDVLLQFLSESILLSLMGGLIGIIISVIAALFVNRFANIPTVIDPIVVIVSALFAAGVGIFFGYYPARKAANLYPIEALRYE; encoded by the coding sequence GTGGATGTTCTCCTCCAATTTCTCTCAGAATCGATCCTGCTGAGCCTGATGGGGGGCCTCATCGGTATCATCATCTCCGTTATTGCAGCCTTGTTCGTCAATCGGTTTGCAAACATTCCCACCGTGATCGATCCGATCGTCGTCATCGTTTCGGCCCTGTTCGCCGCCGGAGTGGGAATCTTTTTCGGATACTATCCGGCAAGAAAGGCAGCAAATCTCTATCCCATCGAAGCGCTGCGATACGAGTAA